The proteins below are encoded in one region of Xylanibacillus composti:
- a CDS encoding putative selenate ABC transporter substrate-binding protein yields the protein MFAMTRKTILALAALAAVLVLLAGCGGGSNGSGSNGGANSANEGAAANTPEVTPVFKIGGIPDQDVAVLTRRFGGVADYLSEQTGLTVEYVPTQDYAALVTAFQRGDIQLAWFGGLTGVQARNMTPGSEAIAMRPEDGEFHSVFIAQADLDVNSLSDLAGLSFAFGSESSTSGHLMPRHFLMQAGIDPEQDFDGTPNYTGSHDKTWQLVESGAYQAGALNAVVWKSRVEEGSIDLSKVKVVETTPAYFDYNWTINDVDAAYGDGTKEAVAAALLGMNMTEHAELLEPFQTDQFVETNNGNYAEIEEVAKQLGIIK from the coding sequence ATGTTCGCAATGACAAGAAAAACTATACTAGCGCTTGCAGCCTTAGCGGCTGTTCTCGTTCTGCTCGCAGGATGCGGCGGCGGAAGCAACGGGAGCGGAAGCAACGGGGGCGCGAACAGCGCCAATGAGGGTGCGGCGGCGAATACGCCTGAGGTAACGCCTGTCTTCAAGATCGGCGGTATTCCCGATCAAGACGTGGCCGTGCTGACTAGAAGATTCGGCGGAGTGGCTGACTATCTGAGCGAGCAAACCGGGCTGACGGTGGAATATGTGCCTACGCAGGATTACGCTGCACTCGTGACGGCTTTCCAGCGCGGGGATATTCAGCTGGCTTGGTTCGGCGGGCTGACTGGCGTGCAGGCTCGCAATATGACGCCGGGCTCCGAAGCGATTGCCATGCGGCCCGAGGATGGCGAGTTCCATTCCGTATTCATCGCGCAAGCTGATCTGGATGTGAATAGCCTGTCGGATTTGGCTGGACTGAGCTTCGCCTTCGGCAGCGAAAGCTCGACATCCGGTCATCTGATGCCGCGCCACTTCCTCATGCAAGCGGGGATTGATCCGGAGCAGGATTTCGACGGCACTCCGAACTATACGGGTTCCCATGACAAGACCTGGCAGCTGGTGGAGTCCGGCGCTTACCAAGCCGGGGCATTGAATGCGGTAGTCTGGAAGAGCCGCGTCGAAGAAGGATCGATTGACTTGAGCAAAGTCAAGGTTGTAGAAACAACGCCGGCTTACTTCGATTACAACTGGACGATTAACGATGTCGATGCCGCGTACGGCGATGGGACGAAGGAAGCGGTCGCCGCCGCGCTGCTCGGCATGAATATGACCGAACACGCTGAGCTGCTGGAGCCGTTCCAGACCGATCAATTCGTCGAGACGAACAACGGCAACTATGCGGAAATTGAGGAAGTCGCCAAGCAATTGGGCATTATCAAATAA
- a CDS encoding SGNH/GDSL hydrolase family protein — MKASTNMKEYRLSDIEHLKVHGRTTGRLSPLTLFWTGSGIELNATGSELWIEVEVDYEQYEPWISLLVNGAVVSRQMLTAGRYWICLFRGMNAAKAKQIRLVKDLQAMSADPACSLHIHAVKSDGHILPVEEKPYKIEFIGDSITSGEGAIGAKEEEDWIPMWFSAVHNYAALTAEALNAEYRILSQSGWGVLTSWDNNPRGNLPDYYEQVCGLLTGEKNRALGAFEAHDFASWQPDVVVVNLGTNDGGAFHSPPWRDEATGETHQQRLLEDGTYHAEDVQAFEDAVVQFLRKLRRCNPQAQIVWAYGMLGIPMMPAIYRAVDAYRKQTGDRNVTVFQLPDTTAETIGARTHPGRLAHERAARDLSAYIRGLLNGAASL; from the coding sequence ATGAAGGCAAGCACCAACATGAAGGAATATAGGCTGTCCGATATCGAGCATTTGAAGGTTCACGGCCGCACGACAGGCCGCCTGTCTCCGCTAACGCTGTTCTGGACAGGCAGCGGGATCGAGCTGAACGCAACAGGCTCGGAGCTGTGGATCGAGGTGGAAGTCGACTATGAGCAGTACGAGCCGTGGATTAGCCTCTTGGTTAACGGCGCTGTGGTCAGCAGGCAAATGCTCACCGCAGGCCGGTATTGGATATGCCTGTTCCGCGGCATGAATGCGGCCAAAGCGAAGCAGATTCGACTGGTCAAAGACTTGCAGGCGATGAGCGCGGACCCGGCTTGCTCGCTGCATATCCATGCGGTGAAGAGCGACGGGCACATCCTGCCTGTCGAGGAGAAGCCGTACAAAATTGAATTTATAGGCGACAGCATCACATCGGGAGAAGGCGCAATCGGCGCGAAGGAAGAGGAAGACTGGATTCCGATGTGGTTCAGCGCTGTCCATAACTATGCTGCGCTGACTGCGGAAGCGTTGAATGCCGAATATCGCATTCTCTCCCAAAGCGGCTGGGGAGTATTGACGAGCTGGGACAACAATCCCCGCGGCAATCTGCCGGATTACTACGAGCAAGTATGCGGCTTGCTGACAGGCGAGAAGAACCGGGCGCTGGGGGCGTTCGAAGCGCATGACTTTGCCTCGTGGCAGCCGGATGTGGTGGTAGTGAATCTGGGGACCAATGACGGCGGAGCATTTCACTCGCCTCCTTGGCGGGATGAGGCGACAGGGGAGACGCATCAACAGCGCTTGCTGGAGGATGGCACTTATCATGCGGAGGATGTGCAAGCGTTCGAAGATGCTGTCGTGCAATTTCTCCGCAAGCTCAGAAGGTGCAATCCGCAAGCACAGATCGTCTGGGCTTACGGCATGCTGGGCATTCCGATGATGCCGGCGATTTACCGTGCGGTGGATGCGTATAGGAAGCAGACCGGAGACCGGAACGTGACCGTCTTCCAGCTGCCGGATACGACCGCAGAGACGATCGGCGCCCGCACCCATCCAGGGCGGTTGGCGCATGAACGGGCTGCGCGCGACCTGTCTGCCTATATTCGCGGGCTGCTGAACGGTGCAGCATCGCTTTGA